CAGCCGATTTCCGGCCGTCGCGTAACTGGCGATAGCGGTATCAGAACTACCGACACCAAGTTCGGAGACGTCTCGAATCCACTCCACGTCGTGACCGAGCTTCCGGAGATACGTGACCGTCGCACGCTCAATATTCTCGTCGGCCAAAATACGATACGCCATCAGTCCCGGACGTCGTCAGGATCGGTGGTCAGGTGTTCGTGCTCTTCGATCGCTGCCTCTCTGTCGGCTTCTACGACCTGCATCTCTTCTGGGTGATCGTAATAATACGTGAGTGCACGATACACATCTGCGACATCAATATCATGGCGGTCAGCGACAGTTCGGGGACTGAGACCACGGTCTTCGATCTGTGTCTTGATGAACTGAACCGTGATTCGTCGTCCCTCTAGATGTGGCTCGTCATGGAGTTCACGAACGATCTGACGTGCCACTTGACTCATATTATTCTGTACACTCCGTCGGTACTTGAATTGCAGGCTTCAGAATATCAGCTACTGTACCAGGGGGCCACAATCGAGGGAGTTCTCTAACTGGTATTCAACGGCGGGAACCGAACCGACCCTCCGGCCCCGACGGCGTGGCTCACCGGCTCGAAAGGAACCGTGAGACTCCGAAGAATGTACTCCTCGCCATCGTACACGAAATTGAGTGAGGCTGTTCCCTGGGACTCGTACCCGCCGTCGCCGTGCTCGAAGACTGCCGTGAACCCACAGGACCGGAGCGTGGTCTGGCCGTCGCCCTTTGCGAGATCGACATCGTTGTGTGGCACATCTTCGAACCACTGAACAGCCACGTTCCGGGCCGCCTGCCGATCCGCCTCCAGAGCGTTCACCAGACTTTCTTTGACAGTTTCTGGTAACATATTTTCCCACTTCAACAGGAATATAAAATAAAAATATGGATTAAGTTATCGCTTAGAACACTGCGTAATATCTGTCTGCGACCGGTCGACGGCCGTGTCGGACTGCTCTGGGTCCGCCCCTGGACACTGCTCGTAGCCCGCAACTTCGCGGAGCGCTCGCTTGTCTCGCCCAGCATGGACAGCGCAGGGATGCCCGCTGGGCCGGCGACACTGGCTGCCGACGTCGGCGCCACAGGCGGGGCAGTCGACTTCCAGCGCTGGATCTCGCTCCCACTGCTCCCCGCAGGTCGAACACTGGACGGTCACTCTGACCACCGTCCGAGCGTTGACTGCTCGCGAACGCGCTTGACCGGGCAGAGAAACCGCCACTTGAACCGCTCGCGAACGCGCTTGACCGGGCAGAGAAACCGCCACTTGAACCGCTCGCGAATCGGCTTGTCCTCACGGTTGCTCGCTTGCCCTGGCTCCCGATACCCGGTACAGGTCCAGCCTTTGTCTCGGAGGGCCCGAACCATCGCGCCGTCGAAATCGGCTCGCACCCAGGTCAGAAGGAACCTGATACCGCGGTCCTCGTGGTCGCGAACGAAACGCTCCTGGGAGCGGGCCAGCGCTGCCGAGGCGAGGTTGGGCATCCGGACACCGAGACAGATCCGGGCGACCTCAACGATCGTGTCGCCGGCGACGACTTCGCTGTCGACAACGGGCTCGTCCGTCGACGGGAGGACCCGGCGGGCTGTTGGCCGAATGCCTCGTGGCAATGCCTCGACGTCGACGGGTTCGGGACGCAACTGGCCGTCGACGCCGTACCGGATTCGCTTCTTCGAGATCAGCGGATACCGGTACGTAATCGCGCCGACGAGCGACTCCTGGAAATACAGCCCGTGGTGGGCGAGGTTGACCGACGGCAGCGAGTCCATGTATGAGTGGTGGGCCTCGTAGACGGCGGCTGCGGTCTCCCGGTTGATCGGGGCGACGTCGACGTGGTCGGCGAATCGAACCCCAGCGGCACCGTGAACGGGTCGCCGCCCGCATGAATCGGACAGGTACAGCTCGTCGACGGACGATGCTGGAACGACTGCGTGGGTGGGTGAGTAGCCATCCTCTCACCCGCCGGAGGAACAGAAAACCACCCTGTGAGTTACTGTGAGGACTGTTTCGGAGCGACGAGAACCGCGCTGTCTGGCCCCTCCAGCAGCATCCCATCATCGCCCAGGAAGTACAGCGTGTACCGCTCAGGCGTGTACCGGTGGCCGTCGACGAGCGTTGCGAGCGCTCGCGACAGCAACCGCGCCGAGAACAGTGGTCGCCCGGAGGGGAACGTGAGTCGTCCGGATTCCAGTGGCTCCCAGGCGTCGAACCGGAACCCAGCTGGCGGCGTGTATGTTGCCCGGGAGACGGCGACGAGATACTCCTGCCCGTCGACGACCTTGCCGGTGGAACGGCCACGACCCAGGCGGAGCTGGACGAACCCGTCACACTCGTCGGTCACTTCGTCCTGCCAGGAAATCGGGGTCGGGGCGTCGGCGTTGGGCACCGGCGGCCCTTGGACTGCCTGCTCCCGAAGGTGGGTTTTGGCCGCTGCTTCGCTCTCGAACTCCTCGCCGCAAGTACAATGAAATTCCTCGTCCTCGACATAGTAGCCGTCGGTGTCCTCGATTCGGACTGTATCGCCCTCCCGCAATTGGATACGGTCGACGTACCGCCAGGAGTACGCCGCCTCGATCTCGTGGTCGCCGGCGAGCGTGATGAACTCGAAGCCGCCGGAGTAGTCGTGAGCCGTTTCCTCGGTCGGAGTGGAACTGTCTGTCGACATCCTCTCACCCTCTGGAGGAACAGAAAACGGGGCTGGCTGCGTTGTAACCAACACACCCACAGGAACCCGACCCAGTGTTGGTTAAGACCAGCGCCGGAGGTCACTCTGTGCGTCTGTCTGTCCCAGGAACGATAGCCGATCGGAGTCGGGGACACGAACCGCCTCGCCGTCGCGAGTGACGTACTTGTTGAGGTATCGGTAGTCCGCTTCCCGATAACTTCCGTCTTCGTTGGTCGCGGCCTCCGGCGAGACGTACACGATGCTGAACGCGGGCAGGCCGAACGATCGGGTGCGAGAGACCTGAAGGACCATGCCGTCGCCAGGGCTATGGCACTCGAGAAGGTCTCCCCGATGCAGTTCCTCGTCGAGAGGTGGCCGCTCACACTCCGCTCGCGTGAGCTTCTGGCCGTCGTAGCTGGCCTTCCACGGCTTGAGCGGGTCCAGATCCTGATCGGGACAGACCCGTGCCGTCGTGTCGTCGAGCAACTCGACGACGAAGGGGTACTGGCTGCCAAAGTGGTAGTCGTAATCCGGAGACCGTCGGGCTCGCTCGACGTGTGTCTCGACTGCCTCGCTGGCCATCTCTCGGCTCGGGAACAAGCCCTGCCAGGAACAGTGGTGGTCAGCACAGACGGCCAGGAATCCAGTCTCGGTGGATCTGATCGTCTCTCGATCTAGCGGCGTCCCGACGCGAACGTCGGCTGCCCGTTCGATGTGACGCCCTCGTGGACTACACATCTTGGCCTCCCTCGCCGCCGTCGGTCGCGAGGCTCGTCTGCCTCGTGGCAAGGAATCGTTCGGGGACGTCTTCGAACGCTTCCAGGCCTGCCTGCTCGGTGCCGTCGACGTCGACGCTACTGTGGTCTGTTTGCCACGAGGCACGTTTGCGCTCGAAGCCCCCGTCGAAGGCTGAGAGTTCCGATTCTCTGGCGGGCGTGGCGGCTGTGTCAAGGTCCTCAGCCCGGTCGGAGAGCCACGCCATCTGGTCGAACATCCCGTCGAACTCCCGCTCCTGGAAGGGGAACCGGACAGTCGCTTTCGGCGGGAGCGCTCGGTACGTCTCGCGATCGGTCCGAATGGCGGTCGGCCGTCCGTCGAAAATCTCGCGCTCGCAAAGCGCATCGACGTAGTCACTGCCTGCCAGTACGACCAACTCCCGGCAGGGCGACTCCTGTTGATCGGCGGCAAACGGGCGGCGAAGCCAATCGCCCAGAGCCGAGTGGACACGAAGCGCCCACTGATCTGACGGGTTGCGACTCGGTCTCCCGACGGGAGCCGGTAGTGTGGTTCTCCGTCGATCGGTTCGCCCCGCAGGTCCTCGACCGTGGTGTCGTAGGGAGCGACCGTCTGGCGGGGCAGCAACACGCCGTGTTCGGCGGAGAGGACGCCCCAGGCGTTTGCTCGTCGGTCGGCGGTTCGTGCCCACTGGACGGCCGCTTTGGCGTACTTGCGCTTGACCGCAAAATACGAGGACGTGTAGAGGTTGCGAGCGTCGGCTGGATCGTCGGTTTTCGCGTCGCCGCAACCGATGAGTACGAAGCGGCCGCGGGTTCGTTCTGTCTGCGTGGTGGTCATCGTTGACT
This genomic interval from Haloarcula halophila contains the following:
- a CDS encoding DUF433 domain-containing protein; the protein is MSQVARQIVRELHDEPHLEGRRITVQFIKTQIEDRGLSPRTVADRHDIDVADVYRALTYYYDHPEEMQVVEADREAAIEEHEHLTTDPDDVRD